The Triticum aestivum cultivar Chinese Spring chromosome 7B, IWGSC CS RefSeq v2.1, whole genome shotgun sequence genome window below encodes:
- the LOC123160495 gene encoding tau-cadinol synthase, whose translation MASGPPGKLSSFEPSLWGDFFMSYEPQPLQSEEWMMERADILKEKIHMLFRSCDGVLEKMFLVDSLQHLGIDHHFKEEIDNMLSEILGSEFSCSSLHEVALRFRLLREHGHWVSPDVFNKFKCESGVFNKDITYDTRGLLSLYNAAHLLIHGEPALEKAITFAKYHLESRIASLEFPLAKQVKRALHLPLPRTYKRMEAIHYISEYKEEEYHNPALLEFAKLDFNLLQHVHLKELKAISGWWKELSRCIELTYVRDRVVENYLWSHVMFYEKDYELARVIGAKINVLLTIMDDTFDAHATIEECRKLTEAVQRWDESDVSLLPDYLKKFFDELLANIKEFGSEMAKNNNYEIAYIKKQFQKQFIYYLQEVEWLHQNHKPSFEELVNLTSMTICVPTVCVCFLVGMGDAMPKETLEWVAGFPDVVMACAKLTRFMNDIASFKRGRSKVDATNSVEWYIAEHGVTREVAVATIESLIEDEWRSLNQARFGNRVLLPAVQRVIRFAVSMPLYYGGGNDAFTFSKHLHKTIEALFVNPIPI comes from the exons ATGGCGTCCGGCCCTCCCGGGAAGCTGTCGAGCTTTGAGCCCTCTCTGTGGGGTGATTTCTTCATGAGTTACGAGCCACAACCACTACAG AGcgaggaatggatgatggagagAGCTGATATACTGAAAGAGAAAATCCACATGTTGTTTCGGAGTTGCGATGGGGTGTTGGAGAAAATGTTCTTAGTGGATTCACTCCAACATCTCGGAATTGATCACCACTTTAAAGAAGAGATTGACAATATGTTGAGCGAAATCCTTGGGAGTGAATTTAGTTGCTCTAGTCTCCATGAGGTCGCTCTTCGATTTCGCTTGCTTAGGGAGCACGGTCATTGGGTATCTCCAG ATGTCTTCAACAAATTCAAATGTGAAAGCGGGGTCTTCAACAAGGATATTACTTATGATACAAGGGGATTATTAAGTTTATACAATGCAGCTCATCTTCTCATCCATGGTGAACCAGCACTAGAAAAAGCCATCACTTTTGCAAAGTACCATCTTGAATCAAGGATTGCGAGTCTCGAGTTCCCCTTAGCCAAGCAAGTTAAACGTGCCCTTCACTTGCCACTGCCAAGGACTTATAAGAGGATGGAAGCAATACATTACATCTCGGAGTACAAAGAAGAGGAATATCACAACCCTGCTCtattggagtttgcaaagctagaCTTTAACCTTCTACAACATGTACACTTGAAGGAGTTGAAAGCTATTAGTGG GTGGTGGAAAGAACTTTCCAGATGCATCGAGCTGACCTATGTTCGTGATCGTGTGGTGGAGAACTATCTTTGGTCCCATGTGATGTTCTATGAGAAAGACTACGAGCTCGCACGGGTGATCGGTGCCAAAATAAATGTGCTACTTACCATCATGGATGACACATTTGATGCCCATGCCACCATAGAGGAATGTCGGAAGCTGACTGAAGCCGTACAAAG ATGGGATGAGAGCGATGTTTCTCTTCTGCCGGATTACTTGAAGAAGTTCTTTGATGAACTGTTGGCAAACATTAAGGAGTTTGGGAGTGAAATGGCAAAGAATAACAACTACGAGATTGCCTACATCAAGAAACAG TTCCAAAAACAGTTCATTTATTATCTCCAAGAAGTCGAATGGTTGCACCAGAATCACAAGCCAAGCTTTGAAGAGCTAGTGAATCTGACCTCCATGACCATATGTGTACCAACAGTATGTGTGTGTTTTCTTGTTGGCATGGGCGATGCAATGCCCAAGGAAACACTCGAGTGGGTAGCTGGTTTCCCTGATGTCGTCATGGCATGCGCAAAGCTTACAAGGTTCATGAATGACATCGCTTCATTTAAA CGTGGAAGAAGCAAGGTAGACGCAACGAATTCAGTAGAGTGGTACATCGCGGAGCATGGGGTCACGAGGGAGGTCGCAGTTGCCACGATCGAGTCACTCATAGAAGACGAATGGAGAAGCCTAAATCAAGCTCGCTTTGGGAACCGAGTGCTGCTCCCCGCAGTGCAGCGGGTTATCAGATTCGCTGTTAGTATGCCGTTATACTATGGTGGAGGGAACGATGCATTCACATTCAGCAAGCATCTTCACAAGACTATTGAGGCCCTCTTTGTCAACCCCATTCCCATCTAG